DNA from Terriglobales bacterium:
GCTGCGCGTAGACAGTCAAGGTGAGCTCGACCGCCGCCGGTGTCTGTTTCTCAGTTTCAACAACAGCAAGTTCACCGGCGGCAAGATGATGATTGCGCCGCAGGCCGTAACTGACGACGGCCTGATCGAGTACGTGCGCTGGGGGCCGATCGGACGCCTGGGACTGATTTGCAACCTGCACACCCTCTACGACGGCACGCACATGCGGCATCCATTGGCCGAGCGCAGCGCGGTACGTCGCATTGAGTTTCAGCTTGAAGGCCCTGTGGACGTGATGGTGGACGGGGAATCGCTCACGCTCCAGTGCCAAAGCCTGGATGTCCTTGCAGGCGCCCTGCGTGTGATGGTGTGAGTTCGACGCCTAAACGGTTGGGCCTGAGCCCTGCGTCAGGACATGACTTGCAGCGGTTCGCAATTCCTTCACTGCCGATCCACTGGTCTTCATCTGCCGCATCTGCCCGGCGAGCGCCAAAATCCTCTCCGCCGCCTCGGCAGTCGGCACGCCGCGCGCGTGAATATTGGAAATCAGGTTACGGCCCGCGTCAGTGTGGCCGGCACGCGGCCGCCAGGCCATGTAGGCCGAGAGGCTCTCGGCGGTCGCCAGACCGGGACGTTCGCCGATGAGGAGCACCGCGATCTCCGGGTCCAGCAACTCGCCGATGTCGTTGAGCACGCCGACGCGGCAATGCCGAATGTAGAACGCGCGCCCCACGCTCCAGCCACGCTGCTCCGCACCGGCGACGAGCGCCGGCAAGAGCGGCGGAACCTGCGAGACGACGGCAGAAGCGGACAGTCCGTCACCGATCGCGATCTGCAATTGGCAGCCCTTGGGACATTCACGCCCGACCTCGGCGCGCGCCGCGTCACTCAAGCGGCGGCCGAGATCGGGGCGCATCAGGTACTCCTGCTTGTCCGCGGCACAGGTCGCGACTTCGAACAGACGCCAGCGCTCGACGAACTCACGGCCGAAATCCCGCTCCAGGTCAAGCTCGGTGCGCACGGCGTCCACCGCCGCCGCATGGTCACGGCGCAGATCAAGTTGCGTCGCGGTACGGTAGGAGGGCCCGGCGCGGCCCACCAGGAGGCGGGCGGGAGTCCGCAAGCGGATGGCAGAAAGCATGTCCGCCAGTTCCGGCGAAGGCGTCGCCGGAATCACCCGTCCCCGCTCTTTCGAGGATTTTGCCATCATGTTCAGCTCGCCTTCGGCTCCCTGAGCGCCGCTTGCAGCCCTTCCGCGAGTTGGCGGCGGCGTGCGGGCTGCAAAGCAACCGGCTGGCCGTCGCGGTAGATATCCATTTCCTCCAGCCAGGCCAGGAACTCCGGTGCAGGCTTCAGCCCGAACAGGCGGCGCGCGGCCAGCGCGTCATGAAAGCTGGTGGACTGGTAGTTCAGCATGACGTCGTCGGCGCAGGGCACGCCCATGAAGTAATTGCAGCCCGCTGCAGCCAGCAGGAACAGCAGGTTGTCGGCGGAGTTCTGGTCCGCCGCGGCGTGGTTGGTGTAGCAGACGTCGCAGCCCATGGGCAGACCCAGGAGTTTGCCCATGAAGTGCTCTTCCAGGCCGGCGCGAATGATCTGGCGCTCGTCGTAGAGATACTCCGGTCCGATGAAGCCCACCACGCTGTTTACCAGAAAGGGCGATAGCGTGCGCGCAACACCATAGGTACGCGCTTCGAGTGTCAACTGGTCCACTCCGTGATGGGCTTCGGCGGAAAGGGCGCTTCCCTGGCCGGTCTCGAAATACATCACGTTGTCACCCACCCAGGCCACATCGCGCGCGCGATGATGTTCGAGCACGCGCTCGCGTCCTTCGCGCAGCATTTGCAGGCTGATGCCGAAGCTGCGGTTGGCGGCCTCGGTTCCGGCAATCGACTGGAACAACAGGTCCACGGGCGCGCCGCCCTCCATCGCCGCAAGTTGCGTAGTTACATGTGCCAGGCAGCAGGCCTGTGTGGGGATGCGGAAGACCGCGATCATGCGGTCGAGCGTGCGCAGGATGCCGGAGACGGTCTCGACCGATTCGGTGGCCGGGTTCACGCCCACCACGGCGTCGCCGCAGCCAAAGAGCAGGCCGTCGAGCGTCGCCAGCAGAATGCCGCCCAGGTCGTCCGAGGGATGATTGGGCTGCAGGCGGATGCCGAGCACGCCGCGCTCGCCCATGGTGTTGCGGCAGCGCGTGACGGTGCGGATCTTGGCCGCGGCCAGAATCAGGTCCTTGTTGCTCATGATCTTGGCCACCGCCGCCGCCACTTCCGGCAGCACCGCCCAGTGCAGGCGGCGCAGTTCTTCTTCGCCGGTCGAGTCGTCGAGCAGGTATTCGCGGAACTCGCCCACTGTCATGCTGCGCAGCGGAGCAAAAGTCTCGCGGTCCAGCGTCTCCAGAAGCAGGCGGCTGACCTCGTCCTGGTCGGGGTCGATCAGCGGGTGGTCCACGATCTCGCCCAGCGTGCGGTCGGCCAGATAGCGCTTGGCGGCGACGCGCTCGCGCTCCGAGCCCGCGGCGAGCCCGGCGAGCCGGTCCCCGGATTTTTCCTCGTTGGCCTTGCCGAAAACTTCACGCAAGTCGGAGAACACGGATGTTCCTCCGTGGGATGACTACTCAAATCGCCAAACCGGGATCCCCTTCGAGAATCCGCTGTTCCAGCTTTGGCCGTTCGCCGGGCTTCCAGAGTCGGGCCCGATGCGAGACACGATAGCGTAGCGGCCCGCCGTCCGCACTCGCAGCGCGCTCCAGCGGCCGCGGAATGCAGACGAACTCGCACTCGATGACGTCCTCACTCAAGCGTACTGTCGCGTAGCCATGGGCGCTCATGTCCACGAAGGCGAGGTGCGGCGAAAGCTCACGGTTCGACACGGCACGCGCACGGGCTGCATCGCCCGTCCGCTGGTATTCAAGACAGGAGCGCACACCATGATGCAGCAGCAGGTTGACCGCGGCGTGCGGCTTGACCTCGCCGGGCCGGTCGGTGAGAAACAGCGGTCGCAGCGGATGGTCTTTGGGGAACCGGTGCTCGAACGCCTCCACCAGCCCCGGCGCCGAGACCGAGGCGGTGATGAAGGCGACGCCCACCGGCTCAAACGCCTGCGGCGGCAGCGCCTTGGCCGCCAGCCCCGCCCAAAAGCTGTGCCGGTCGCCCGCAACCACCGCGAAGCCCGTGATGCCCGCGCTCCTCACCAGGTCATAGATCTCGGCGCGCTCCACGTAGGCCGCGCTGTGATCGCCGCCGCCGAACCCCGCATACCCCGCGCCCGGCCACCGCTTGCCGGTTTCCGGCGGCAGGTTCTGCGGATCGGCGCGCCAGTCGAGGACACCGAGCGAATTTCCCCATACCTTCCAGGTCGCTTGCGACTTGCGCAGGCGCTCGAGGAACCAGCGCTTCTGCTCGGCGCCCAGGATGGTTTGTGGCGGCTGCTCACGACGGAAGTTGGGAATCTCCGCTTCGCCAAAGCGAATGCTCGCCGGAGGCTTGCCGCCCTCGTACGCGCGCCCCGCGTCGAGGATCTCCATCGCCTCCTGCGGCACGAAGTTGGGGAAGTCAGGACTCGACAACGGAGCCGCCTCCGGCCGGTCGGTCGGCTCCTCCGAGCGGTAGCTGTGCTGGTCGGTGATCAGCAGGTCGAGATTGCGTCCCCAGCGCTGGGCGCGATACGCCGTGAGGCTGCGGATGGCAGCCAGGTTGTTCGGCTCGTCGCCGAGGCCCTGTTCGTCGAAGCGGGTGATGGAGGCATCGCTCACCTTCGGCGCCGCGAAGCCATCCAGCACCAGACCTGCGGGCTGGCGGACGCGCGCCGGTTGATACTCGAACCACGCCTGGTTGGCGGCCACTTTGCGCGTCTGCGCCGGGCGCGTCTTGCCCTCGAACTTCTGGAAGCTCTGCCAGCCCAGCCAGGAGAACTCGTGGTTGTCCCACATGGGCACGAACGGGAAGCGGGCGCGCGCGTCCTGCAGGTCGGGATCGGCCAGGTAAGCGCGATACACGGCCCGATAGTCGTCCAGCGTGACCGGGATGTGGAAGTCGGTGATCTTTTCGCCCTGCGGATAGCGCACGATGTCGCGCAGCCGGCGGTCATACATGCCCTGCGGCCGCTCCTCCGGATACCACACCATTTCGTAGATGAAGTCGCCGAGGTGCAGCACGAAGCTGAGCCGCTCGTTCTCCGGTGCGCGCTCGTCCTCGTAGATCATGCGGCGATAAGCGTTCTGCGCTCCCTGGTTCACGTTCTGGCAACTGACGAAGGCGAAACGCACCGGCCGCGGATCGTCGTCGGCCGGCGCGGTGATGGTGCGGCCGATGCGGCTGCCCGCGCCGTCGGCGTCCGTGAAGCGGTACCAGTAAACCCGTGCCGGCCGCAGGCCTGCGGCCAGCACGCGGCATGTCCAGTCGGTTTCCGGCCGGGCCGTGGTTTCTGTCGCCGCGACCACTCGCCGGAACTCCGCGTCCTCGGCAATTTCAAGCGTCAGCTTCACGGCAGCGCCGGTGCCGGCCGAATAGCGTGTCCAGAGAATGACGCTGTCCGCCTGCGGATCCCCCGACGCGACACCCTCGGCGAAACGCTCCCGCCGTTCCCGCCACTTGACGCGCGAGCGCGCCGCCGCCGGCCCGCACCAGGCCAGCGACGCCCCCATCGCCGTCGCCAGCAGAAGAAATTGTCGTCGCGTGATCTCGCTCATTGGGAGTAGGTCAGTCCCTCACCAGTCCTCTGGGCCGGGAGGGAGGCAAGAAATGTAGCACGGCGGCGGACCGCCCGACCGGGGTTGTGTCCAACACGAGGAGACGGACACCGATGCATTCGTTACAATCCTCTTGCTTCGATGCACGGGAGTCCAAACTCGCTCGGCGCCCCGTTGTGGTGGGTAGGACTTGTCCTGCTTTTTCTCCTCGCAGGTACGATACGCAGGGCGTGGGAGAAATATCGCCAACGCCTTGCCGAAAGCTGGCCATCAACAATAGGGCACGTTGAATCCGTCGAGGTCCGCGAAAAGACGAGCGGTCGCTCCCGATACTGGATTGGGGAGCTGGCCTATTCCTATTCGGTTGCGGGCAGCCAATACTCGGGCCGATACGGCCGCAGATTCGACAGCGAGGAAGATGCCCAGGATTTCGTGGACTACCTTCACCGGAAGCAGGTCAGCGTCCGCTACAGACCCCGCAAACCTGCGGCTTCGATGATCCTGGATGAAGCTGTGGACGTCGCGCTGCAAGGCCGGCCGGCACTGGCAGATTCAGGGAACTGCGATGTTCCCTCGCGAGAGGTTCCAGGTTGGATGAAGCCGCTTGTCTGGCCTCTGGTCGTGGTTGCCCTCGTCGGCGTTGTCGTGAGTCTCTGGGTACACGTCGGAGCGTGGCAAGGAAAGCAAGTGGTCCCAAACCGAGTTTT
Protein-coding regions in this window:
- the eutC gene encoding ethanolamine ammonia-lyase subunit EutC: MMAKSSKERGRVIPATPSPELADMLSAIRLRTPARLLVGRAGPSYRTATQLDLRRDHAAAVDAVRTELDLERDFGREFVERWRLFEVATCAADKQEYLMRPDLGRRLSDAARAEVGRECPKGCQLQIAIGDGLSASAVVSQVPPLLPALVAGAEQRGWSVGRAFYIRHCRVGVLNDIGELLDPEIAVLLIGERPGLATAESLSAYMAWRPRAGHTDAGRNLISNIHARGVPTAEAAERILALAGQMRQMKTSGSAVKELRTAASHVLTQGSGPTV
- a CDS encoding ethanolamine ammonia-lyase subunit EutB — encoded protein: MFSDLREVFGKANEEKSGDRLAGLAAGSERERVAAKRYLADRTLGEIVDHPLIDPDQDEVSRLLLETLDRETFAPLRSMTVGEFREYLLDDSTGEEELRRLHWAVLPEVAAAVAKIMSNKDLILAAAKIRTVTRCRNTMGERGVLGIRLQPNHPSDDLGGILLATLDGLLFGCGDAVVGVNPATESVETVSGILRTLDRMIAVFRIPTQACCLAHVTTQLAAMEGGAPVDLLFQSIAGTEAANRSFGISLQMLREGRERVLEHHRARDVAWVGDNVMYFETGQGSALSAEAHHGVDQLTLEARTYGVARTLSPFLVNSVVGFIGPEYLYDERQIIRAGLEEHFMGKLLGLPMGCDVCYTNHAAADQNSADNLLFLLAAAGCNYFMGVPCADDVMLNYQSTSFHDALAARRLFGLKPAPEFLAWLEEMDIYRDGQPVALQPARRRQLAEGLQAALREPKAS
- a CDS encoding alkaline phosphatase D family protein — encoded protein: MSEITRRQFLLLATAMGASLAWCGPAAARSRVKWRERRERFAEGVASGDPQADSVILWTRYSAGTGAAVKLTLEIAEDAEFRRVVAATETTARPETDWTCRVLAAGLRPARVYWYRFTDADGAGSRIGRTITAPADDDPRPVRFAFVSCQNVNQGAQNAYRRMIYEDERAPENERLSFVLHLGDFIYEMVWYPEERPQGMYDRRLRDIVRYPQGEKITDFHIPVTLDDYRAVYRAYLADPDLQDARARFPFVPMWDNHEFSWLGWQSFQKFEGKTRPAQTRKVAANQAWFEYQPARVRQPAGLVLDGFAAPKVSDASITRFDEQGLGDEPNNLAAIRSLTAYRAQRWGRNLDLLITDQHSYRSEEPTDRPEAAPLSSPDFPNFVPQEAMEILDAGRAYEGGKPPASIRFGEAEIPNFRREQPPQTILGAEQKRWFLERLRKSQATWKVWGNSLGVLDWRADPQNLPPETGKRWPGAGYAGFGGGDHSAAYVERAEIYDLVRSAGITGFAVVAGDRHSFWAGLAAKALPPQAFEPVGVAFITASVSAPGLVEAFEHRFPKDHPLRPLFLTDRPGEVKPHAAVNLLLHHGVRSCLEYQRTGDAARARAVSNRELSPHLAFVDMSAHGYATVRLSEDVIECEFVCIPRPLERAASADGGPLRYRVSHRARLWKPGERPKLEQRILEGDPGLAI